One genomic region from Pseudoduganella dura encodes:
- a CDS encoding MFS transporter — protein sequence MIASKIKGLRWWMISLIMLGAVINYLTRSTLAVAAPTLLTELGITTQEYSYITAAFQGAIMLQPLCGYVLDVIGLKYGFAMFATAWSLICMAHGMATNWQTFAFLRGMLGLAEGSANPAGMKAVSEWFPAQERGMAGGIFNIGASFGSMLAPPLVVWAILYYNWQSAFVITGALGLVWVAAWLLLYDAPARHRRLSADEARHIADGQEKHLAGDGKRPSILSILKLRNFWGIALPRFLADPAWGTLSFWVPLYLTTVRGFDLGQIAMFAWLPFLAADLGCLFGPVVVLALQKRGVRLINARRGAFTLGACMMMGVAFVGYVDSPYAAIALLSLAGFAHQTLSVTVITMSSDLFRRNEVATVAGMCGTFGNLGLLIFSLLIGGLMATVGYTPFFVSLAVLDLVAAVLLWTLVREPARQAGHPEPFVASKA from the coding sequence ATGATTGCCTCCAAGATCAAGGGACTACGCTGGTGGATGATCAGCCTGATCATGCTGGGGGCCGTCATCAACTACCTGACGCGCAGCACGCTGGCCGTGGCGGCGCCCACGCTGCTCACCGAGCTGGGCATCACCACCCAGGAATACTCGTACATCACGGCGGCGTTCCAGGGCGCGATCATGCTGCAGCCGCTGTGCGGCTACGTGCTGGACGTGATCGGCCTGAAATACGGCTTCGCCATGTTCGCCACCGCCTGGTCGCTGATCTGCATGGCGCACGGCATGGCCACCAACTGGCAGACGTTCGCTTTCCTGCGCGGGATGCTCGGGCTGGCGGAAGGGTCGGCCAACCCGGCCGGCATGAAGGCGGTGTCCGAATGGTTCCCGGCGCAGGAGCGCGGCATGGCCGGCGGCATCTTCAACATCGGCGCCTCGTTCGGTTCGATGCTGGCGCCGCCGCTGGTGGTGTGGGCCATCCTGTACTACAACTGGCAGTCGGCGTTCGTGATCACCGGCGCGCTCGGCCTGGTGTGGGTGGCGGCATGGCTGCTGCTGTACGACGCCCCGGCCCGGCACCGCCGCCTGTCCGCCGACGAGGCGCGGCACATCGCCGACGGCCAGGAAAAGCACCTGGCCGGCGACGGCAAGCGCCCTTCCATCCTCAGCATCCTCAAGCTGCGCAATTTCTGGGGCATCGCCCTGCCCCGCTTCCTGGCCGACCCGGCCTGGGGCACGCTGTCGTTCTGGGTGCCGCTGTACCTGACCACGGTACGGGGCTTCGACCTCGGGCAGATCGCCATGTTCGCCTGGCTGCCGTTCCTGGCCGCGGACCTGGGTTGCCTGTTCGGGCCCGTGGTGGTGCTGGCGCTGCAAAAGCGCGGCGTGCGCCTGATCAATGCGCGCCGCGGCGCGTTCACGCTGGGCGCCTGCATGATGATGGGCGTGGCCTTCGTCGGCTACGTGGACAGCCCGTATGCCGCGATCGCCCTGCTCAGCCTCGCCGGCTTCGCGCACCAGACGCTGTCCGTCACCGTGATCACGATGTCGTCGGACCTGTTCCGCCGCAACGAGGTGGCCACGGTGGCCGGTATGTGCGGCACCTTCGGCAACCTCGGCCTGCTGATTTTCTCGCTGCTGATCGGCGGGCTGATGGCCACCGTCGGCTACACGCCGTTCTTCGTCAGCCTGGCGGTGCTCGACCTGGTGGCCGCCGTGCTGCTGTGGACCCTGGTGCGCGAACCCGCACGGCAAGCCGGGCACCCCGAACCTTTCGTCGCGAGCAAAGCATGA